The Lodderomyces elongisporus chromosome 6, complete sequence region GaagcatatatatactaaTATATATCTTTACGGCCCAAGTTTGGATTCTACTCAGTTGTATCTCAAAAGCGGTCTTTGCTAGAGGCTAGATTATATCTACAAGGAAGTCTCAGGATGTCGCTTACAAATGATGCAAGGAAAGGATTTCATGACGAAACAGTAAATTACCTAGAATggttgaaacaaaataattatGACATTAGTGACAAGGTTGCAATCCACGATTACACATCTGTCAAACAAGGACGGGGTGTGATCGCATTGGCGAATATTGATaaagatgaaatcattGCTACTATACCTAAACTGGCGTTATTGAATGTCACTCAAAACTCACTTGTTGCAAAGTACCCCGAGTTGAAATATGGACTTTTACACTTGAACCATTGGGAAGCTCTAATTATCATCCTATTGTATGAGTTGCAAAACAGAGAACAAAGTAAATGGAAAAGTTACTTAAACGTACTTCCAACGTCAAACTTTGATCAATTGATGTTTTGGAGCTCAAACGAGTTAAATCAACTACAACCATCCTGCATCTTGGAACGTGTTGGTAAAGACCAAGCCGACAAAATGTTTGATCGTATAATGAAAATTATTCACAAATTGGGTATTACTGATCTCGAAGGAGTTACTCTGGAACAATACAATGTAGTGGCCACGCTCATTATGTCATACTCCTTTGATGTGGAAATAacagaacaagaagaagagaaattgGAGGAATTTGCTGCAAAAGAAAGGCGAAATCAACCAAGAACAGCCGTAGAtgaagacaaagaagaaaaggaaaatgaaagcgaatttgaagaatctactggagaaaaagagacgACTGAAAATGGAGATGATAATGCTGAAGTTAGTGCTAATGCCAATGCAAGTGCTGCAGAACAGCAGGAGCagcaagaagaaattaTAGATAGAGATATTGAGGATCTAAAAGATATTGAAGAGAGACAAGAGATTGCAATTATTATTGATGGTTACCTCAAGTCTATGGTGCCGTTTGCAGATACATTGAACGCAGACACAAATTACAACAATGCCATTGTAACCGATGCAAATGAAAACCTCGTTATTAAAGCAATTGAACCTATCCAAAAAGGCGAGCAAATCTACAATACATACTCTGAGCATCCAAATAGTGAGATCTTACGGAGGTATGGGTACGTTGAGCTCCAAGGCTCAAAACATGATTTTGGAGAAATCCCGCTTTCAATCATTAAGCAATTTTTCTTGGAGAAATACAACGTTGAAGAAGACTACCTTGAGTCATTATTGAGATTGATAGCTGAAATTTCGCTACAGGAACAATCGGATGAGCATTCTGAGGATGGAGTATTTGAAGTTGTGATTGATTCATATGACTGCTTTAGAAGTGGAGAAGTCATTGTAgaacttatttttttgattcaacTTCTCACAACATTTTTGATGCTCAACGAAACAGTTGATTTCTATTCCGTGAGACGAATATATCTCAAGTGCTATCAATTAATCGAGTCAAAGAAAGTTACAAAAGATTTTATGACAAACTTTGACGCAATTTTTGAAGTCCGAATGGACCAATATCCAAACTATGCTGCTGAGCCATTCAATCGCGATATATCTAACTTAAGCCGTGAATTAATGGCTGAGGTTGTATTAAAGTCAGAGTATCAATCACTTAAAGCTTGCAGAGAAGATGTCACAACAACATTGGAGAAGACCTTGGGtgaaaagataaagataatTGCTGACGATAAATTTCTTCGAGCTCTTCAAAAGAAACGACCAGCAACTGatgcagaagaagagaaaaacaagaaaaagcaagTTAGAAAGAGATAATAGATTACTTATAGACTACTTATAGACAGATTAATTATCGTTATTTATTGacttttctgttgttgttttttttttgccctcatgctttttcttctcgataacaaaaagaataagataaaaaaaaaaagaactagaattgaaaaaaaaataaaactatTTCCAGAATAGGTATTCACaaatataaaaacaaaaccccAAAACAAACTCAGCTTTTAAAAGGATTCCTTCAGTAAACTTTCCTCtgacatcatcatcatgctgctgctgttgctgcctCTACGCGTATCTTGTGAATCATGTAAACCTTGCATATCTTTCAGTCTACCAATTCCATGTTGTACTTGAACTTCCTCCAATGTTTTGACAACTAATTTCTTTGGTCGAGAAACCTGGAATCCTGTTGCGGTGGTGATATCTGCGGTCATGGTAtcattatttttctttgtggCCTCCTTCTTATTCTTATATTTATTCTTCCACTGTGTCCCCTCGCACTTGACATTGTTCCTTCCGTAAAGCCTGtttctcattctcattgTGAACGGTTTCATTTCCAACTCTTCTACTGGCGCTGGCGAATCATTGTAAAATTTACGCGAGTCCCAAAGTTCCTTAATTTCAGGGTCAATCTGATCATCAGTAAAGTATTTGTGGTATATTTGATCGGCTTCTCTAACCTTGTAGTCATTCCTAAGCTTCCTGGAGTCGGATTCcttttgctgttgcaaAAACGAATAGTTCGATTCCAAATCAGACCTCGTATCATTATCTTTAGCATATATGTTAGTTCCtcgaaaataaaaattatcaTCGAGGTAACCATCGTaattattatcatcatcatcatcagcagcagcagcatcagcatcagcatcattAAAATTAGTAGATTCAGTCTCGTGTTTCATGAGTGCTGCATCCATAGGTTTGTATGCAGGAACAACTGGTCTATATTCAAATGCACGATCAAACTCATCAACGCCATTCATCATACTGACTTGTGTTGAATCGAttgttttccattttttaaCC contains the following coding sequences:
- the RMS1 gene encoding Ribosomal lysine N-methyltransferase 4 (BUSCO:EOG09261WJ8), translated to MSLTNDARKGFHDETVNYLEWLKQNNYDISDKVAIHDYTSVKQGRGVIALANIDKDEIIATIPKSALLNVTQNSLVAKYPELKYGLLHLNHWEALIIILLYELQNREQSKWKSYLNVLPTSNFDQLMFWSSNELNQLQPSCILERVGKDQADKMFDRIMKIIHKLGITDLEGVTSEQYNVVATLIMSYSFDVEITEQEEEKLEEFAAKERRNQPRTAVDEDKEEKENESEFEESTGEKETTENGDDNAEVSANANASAAEQQEQQEEIIDRDIEDLKDIEERQEIAIIIDGYLKSMVPFADTLNADTNYNNAIVTDANENLVIKAIEPIQKGEQIYNTYSEHPNSEILRRYGYVELQGSKHDFGEIPLSIIKQFFLEKYNVEEDYLESLLRLIAEISLQEQSDEHSEDGVFEVVIDSYDCFRSGEVIVELIFLIQLLTTFLMLNETVDFYSVRRIYLKCYQLIESKKVTKDFMTNFDAIFEVRMDQYPNYAAEPFNRDISNLSRELMAEVVLKSEYQSLKACREDVTTTLEKTLGEKIKIIADDKFLRALQKKRPATDAEEEKNKKKQVRKR